Proteins encoded together in one Lathyrus oleraceus cultivar Zhongwan6 chromosome 5, CAAS_Psat_ZW6_1.0, whole genome shotgun sequence window:
- the LOC127080436 gene encoding uncharacterized protein LOC127080436: MTCERSRKYNPSLQNFKRDGAGLGKCECPFKLCSYMLVNKKWRFNVICGLYNHDLCQKLVGHPIASRLMPEEKECVSDMPLNLVQPKNILVTLKRKRSENISNIKQVYNIRYQNNKALRGDRSEMKQLLKLLDDDNHVSWYRTCEDGVTVRDIFWSHPHSNKLFTMFPTMIIIDSTHKTN; encoded by the coding sequence ATGACTTGCGAAAGAAGTCGGAAATATAATCCTTCTCTCCAGAATTTTAAACGAGATGGCGCCGGTTTAGGAAAATGTGAGTGTCCCTTTAAGTTGTGCAGTTATATGTTGGTAAATAAGAAATGGAGATTTAATGTCATATGTGGTTTATATAACCATGACTTGTGTCAAAAGTTAGTCGGTCATCCAATTGCGTCTCGCCTCATGCCGGAAGAGAAGGAATGTGTTTCAGACATGCCATTGAATTTGGTTCAACCGAAAAACATACTTGTAACTTTGAAACGTAAAAGATCCGAAAATATCTCAAATATCAAGCAAGTGTACAATATTCGATACCAAAATAACAAGGCGCTAAGGGGGGATAGAAGTGAAATGAAACAACTATTGAAACTTTTGGATGATGACAATCATGTTTCTTGGTACCGAACGTGCGAGGATGGAGTAACTgttagagatatattttggaGTCATCCTCATTCCAACAAGTTATTCACCATGTTTCCTACTATGATTATCATTGATTCAACGCACAAGACCAACTAG
- the LOC127084360 gene encoding probable LRR receptor-like serine/threonine-protein kinase At1g06840, with product MCHSKCCCKHEVVFIILWFFCCFVPASAQLINVTDPTEVLALRSIHESLIDPNGHLSNWKDDDPCLSNWTGVVCSNETVEENFLHVVELELLRFNLSGTLAPDIGNFAYLKILNFMWNNISGIIPVEIGNIKSLELLFLSGNELTGAVPEQLGFLPNLRIMQIDENKLSGPIPLSFANLNKTKHFHMNNNSLSGQIPPELSKLPSLIHLLLENNNLSGILPPELSDTPNLSILQLDNNNFGGNSIPDSYVNMSKLVKLSLRNCNLRGPIPDLSLIPHLLYIDLSSNQLNESIPPNKLAENITTVILSDNNLTGTIPSYFSDLPRLQKLSLANNLLSGSVPSSIWQNKISNANKRLLLELQNNQFVNISGTTNLPPNVTLLLDGNPLCSDNTFNQFCKLEGASSETNGTSPKNSSDPCPNQRCPPPYEFYVNCFCVAPLIIGYRLRSPGFSYFPPYFNAFEEYLTSNLKLHANQLSYTFEWQVGPRVLMILKFFPEYVDNNSSRTFNSSEIQRIRNMFTGWVIPNRDLFGPYDLMDLVPYNNGTETSSNSGLSTGALVGIILGSIACVISLSAIFILIMLRIRLRRHDAVSKPHHSSKISIQIGGTRAFTYVELSAATNNFDNNAQIGQGGYGKVYKGILSNGTMVAIKRAQQGSLQGEKEFLTEIRILSRIHHRNLVSLIGYCDEEGEQMLVYEFMSNGTLRDHLSVTSEKPLNFAMRLKIALESAKGLMYLHTDADPPIFHRDVKSSNILLDSKFTAKVADFGLSRLAPVSDVQGIVPGHVSTVVKGTPGYLDPEYFLTHTLTDKSDVYSLGVVFLELLTGMHPIAHGKNIVREVNLAFESGEISSVIDKNMGSYPFEHAEKFLNLALKCSEDEPEPRPKMAEVVRILENMCSVMTDSDTTRDTSTTSDSRKTVSFLGTPSSSSTINTPFVLRTV from the exons ATGTGTCATTCAAAGTGTTGTTGCAAGCATGAAGTTGTTTTCATCATCTTATGGTTTTTCTGCTGTTTCGTACCGGCTTCTGCGCAACTTATCAATGTCACTGACCCTACGGAAG TGCTAGCATTGAGGAGCATACATGAAAGCTTGATTGATCCAAATGGACATTTGAGCAATTGGAAAGATGATGATCCATGTCTGTCTAACTGGACAGGAGTTGTGTGCTCTAATGAAACAGTAGAGGAAAACTTTCTACATGTTGTAGAATT GGAACTACTGAGGTTCAACTTGTCTGGAACTTTGGCACCAGATATCGGCAACTTTGCTTATTTGAAAATATT GAATTTCATGTGGAACAACATAAGTGGAATAATTCCGGTTGAAATTGGCAATATCAAATCTTTGGAACTCTT GTTCTTGAGTGGAAATGAATTAACAGGAGCAGTGCCAGAGCAACTAGGCTTTCTTCCAAATCTACGTATTATGCAAATTGATGAAAACAAATTATCAGGACCTATACCTTTATCATTTGCAAATTTGAACAAAACAAAACACTt TCACATGAACAATAATTCACTTAGTGGACAAATCCCACCGGAACTTTCCAAATTACCAAGCCTTATTCACTT GCTTTTGGAGAACAATAATTTATCAGGAATTCTTCCACCTGAGCTATCTGATACGCCAAACTTGAGTATACT ACAACTTGACAACAATAACTTTGGAGGAAATAGCATTCCAGATTCTTACGTCAACATGTCAAAATTGGTCAAACT GAGCCTTAGGAATTGCAACTTGCGAGGACCAATTCCTGATTTAAGCTTGATACCGCACCTTCTTTATAT TGACCTTAGCTCCAATCAGTTGAATGAATCAATTCCTCCTAATAAGCTTGCTGAAAATATCACAACTGT TATTTTATCAGACAACAATCTTACTGGAACTATTCCATCCTATTTTTCGGATCTTCCACGACTCCAGAAATT GTCCCTTGCAAACAATTTATTGAGTGGAAGTGTTCCATCCAGCATTTGGCAGAACAAGATTTCAAATGCTAATAAAAGATTGCTACT AGAGTTGCAAAATAATCAATTTGTAAACATATCAGGCACTACTAATCTTCCTCCAAATGTCACACTCTT GCTTGATGGGAATCCCCTGTGCTCAGATAACACATTCAATCAGTTCTGTAAACTTGAAGGAGCTAGTAGTGAAACAAATGGCACATCTCCAAAAAACTCCAGTGACCCTTGTCCAAATCAAAGATGTCCACCTCCTTATGAATTCTATGTGAATTGTTTCTGTGTGGCTCCATTGATTATTGGTTATCGATTGAGAAGTCCTGGTTTTTCATATTTTCCTCCATATTTCAATGCATTTGAGGAATATTTGACTTCTAATCTTAAGCTACATGCCAATCAACTGAGCTATACTTTTGAGTGGCAAGTAGGACCACGGGTGCTAATGATCTTGAAGTTTTTTCCTGAATATGTTGATAACAATAGCTCTCGCACTTTCAATTCAAGTGAAATCCAACGGATCAGAAACATGTTCACTGGATGGGTCATTCCTAATCGTGATTTGTTCGGGCCTTATGACCTGATGGACCTGGTTCCTTATAATAACG GGACTGAGACCTCGTCCAATTCAGGCCTAAGCACAGGTGCTTTGGTTGGTATAATCTTAGGCTCAATTGCGTGTGTAATTTCGTTGTCTGCAATTTTTATTCTTATAATGTTAAGAATAAGATTAAGACGTCATGATGCAGTTTCCAAACCACATCATT CATCTAAGATCTCAATACAAATTGGTGGCACAAGAGCTTTTACTTATGTGGAGTTGTCTGCTGCTACAAACAATTTTGACAACAATGCTCAAATTGGACAAGGAGGCTATGGGAAGGTTTATAAAGGTATTCTTTCCAATGGCACTATGGTTGCCATAAAACGTGCACAGCAGGGATCACTGCAAGGTGAGAAGGAATTTCTCACAGAAATAAGAATACTATCAAGGATACATCATCGCAACCTTGTGTCTCTGATTGGATACTGTGATGAAGAAGGGGAACAG ATGCTGGTGTATGAATTTATGTCCAATGGCACTCTAAGGGACCACCTTTCTG TTACATCAGAAAAACCTTTGAATTTTGCTATGAGATTGAAGATAGCACTCGAGTCAGCTAAAGGTCTCATGTATCTACACACAGACGCTGATCCTCCAATATTTCACCGTGATGTTAAGTCAAGCAACATATTATTAGACTCTAAGTTCACTGCAAAAGTTGCAGACTTTGGACTTTCACGGCTAGCCCCAGTTTCAGATGTCCAAGGCATTGTACCTGGTCATGTATCCACGGTGGTAAAGGGAACGCCG GGTTACCTTGATCCAGAGTACTTCTTAACTCACACATTGACCGACAAGAGCGATGTTTACAGTCTTGGTGTCGTGTTTCTAGAACTTTTGACTGGGATGCACCCAATCGCACATGGGAAAAATATTGTCAGAGAG GTTAATCTTGCGTTCGAATCGGGTGAGATATCTTCAGTTATTGATAAAAACATGGGGTCTTATCCATTTGAACATGCAGAAAAGTTTTTAAATTTGGCTCTGAAGTGTTCTGAAGATGAGCCAGAGCCACGTCCTAAAATGGCAGAAGTGGTTAGAATACTTGAAAACATGTGTTCTGTGATGACAGATTCAGATACAACTAGAGATACATCTACAACCAGTGATTCTCGCAAAACAGTTAGCTTTCTTGGCACACCTTCTTCATCCTCAACCATAAATACTCCCTTCGTATTAAGAACTGTATAA